Proteins from one Ipomoea triloba cultivar NCNSP0323 chromosome 1, ASM357664v1 genomic window:
- the LOC116020291 gene encoding uncharacterized protein LOC116020291 isoform X2, whose amino-acid sequence MDRSPDIPPANVTICLQCGDRGYTNALIFCVECLEYAVHRYCLDDIPDTLDEFVRWICDDCRAKVPNQLIVHNSEKTNDVSHGKVHGRVSSSFDTQAIVASDTQAQPKKLNLEEKHNDSFLVVGEDGQRQLNGSFKQRHVELVGCNTQAQLAACHEPGLPVIDIIWEGCFKICNKDYDIFDGIVAHLSIKAHAKVYEEAKSFPPMLKLEMLPKSVVWPKSFLTSEPTDENIALYFFPADTKCERNFDYLVEIMSVLIRFDLLLILDVKGFLKILKSLL is encoded by the exons ATGGATCGTTCCCCTGATATTCCTCCTGCCAAT GTGACTATATGCCTGCAATGTGGTGACCGGGGATACACTAATGCTTTAATTTTCTGTGTCGAGTGTCTGGAATATGCTGTGCATCG GTACTGCCTAGATGATATTCCAGATACTTTGGATGAATTTGTCAGATGGATTTGTGATGACTGCAGGGCTAAGGTGCCAAACCAACTTATTGTCCACAATTCTGAGAAAACCAATGATGTCTCTCATGGGAAAGTGCATGGGCGAGTAAGTAGTTCCTTTGATACACAAGCAATCGTTGCCAGTGATACTCAAGCTCAGCCCAAAAAGTTGAATTTGGAGGAGAAACATAATGATAGTTTCTTGGTAGTTGGGGAAGACGGACAAAGACAACTAAACGGTTCCTTTAAGCAACGTCATGTTGAACTCGTTGGCTGCAATACACAGGCTCAACTAGCTGCATGCCATGAGCCAGGACTGCCCGTTATTGATATTATTTGGGA GGGATGTTTCAAAATATGCAACAAAGATTATGACATCTTTGATGGAATTGTAGCTCATTTATCAATTAAAGCACACGCAAAGGTTTACGAGGAAGCAAAATCATTTCCACCAATGCTTAAACTGGAGATGCTTCCCAAATCTGTTGTTTGGCCTAAGAGTTTCCTTACCTCAGAGCCAACCGATGAAAATATTGCCCTGTATTTCTTTCCAGCGGACACAAA ATGTGAAAggaattttgattatttagttgAGATAATGTCTGTTCTCATTAGATTTGATTTATTGTTAATCCTAGATGTTAAAGGGTTTTTGAAGATTttaaagtctttattatga
- the LOC115996576 gene encoding dof zinc finger protein DOF1.2, with translation MLSSESSPMLDCHSILMDRKWKHNIELAPNCPRCASTNTKFCYYNNYSLSQPRYFCKGCRRYWTKGGSLRNVPVGGGCRKTRRSKSARQAAEQHRSNAHHAPAGALDNGSAGAEEIDMAAVFAKYLNQGDLSPSGATSSTSASMALSSLDSESLVDELLLLDYQEDPSPLFLDQAVELQESSPQASINVQEHLLDYNQSALDLQALLEDDQWPNFAWQQPMIQQQDLGTFFGDNDLVYPTKASTTLPNNDVWGSFDLSGCEILPRP, from the coding sequence ATGTTGAGTAGTGAGAGTAGTCCAATGTTGGACTGCCATTCAATTCTTATGGATAGGAAGTGGAAACACAACATTGAGTTGGCTCCAAATTGTCCTAGGTGTGCCTCCACCAACACCAAATTCTGTTACTACAACAACTACAGCTTGTCCCAGCCTAGGTACTTCTGCAAAGGTTGCCGCAGGTATTGGACTAAGGGCGGCTCCCTCCGCAACGTCCCTGTCGGCGGCGGATGCCGCAAAACCCGCCGCTCTAAATCCGCAAGACAAGCCGCCGAACAACACCGTTCCAATGCCCACCACGCGCCTGCAGGCGCGTTGGACAACGGGTCGGCCGGCGCTGAAGAAATTGATATGGCCGCGGTTTTTGCCAAGTACTTGAATCAAGGCGATCTTTCTCCCAGCGGCGCTACTAGCTCCACTTCTGCGTCAATGGCGCTCAGCTCGTTGGACTCGGAAAGCCTAGTGGATGAACTTCTGTTGTTGGATTATCAAGAAGACCCTTCTCCCCTGTTCTTGGATCAAGCTGTTGAGCTACAGGAATCCAGCCCTCAAGCCTCCATCAACGTTCAAGAACATCTTCTTGATTACAACCAGAGCGCACTCGACTTGCAAGCGCTTCTTGAGGACGATCAGTGGCCCAATTTTGCATGGCAACAACCCATGATTCAACAGCAAGATCTCGGGACATTCTTCGGAGATAATGATCTTGTTTATCCGACCAAAGCTTCGACAACTCTACCTAACAACGATGTCTGGGGATCATTTGATCTGTCTGGTTGTGAAATTTTACCCAGACCTTGA
- the LOC115997233 gene encoding L-type lectin-domain containing receptor kinase S.6 — MGLSPINLAWVLLLFFSIFTSPAISITPSFSSPNITVIGDASFSNTSIALTHAQNCTAVAAATPAASLSGIGRALYVNPVRFLEPATNSALSFYSSFSFTITLTTPSCSFGDGFAFLITSDATSFSRSDGFMGLPEHSFLAVEFDTNFDPFLEDLNDNHIGIDLNGVKPLASVDVVPRGVDLKSGREMTAWIQYIDQERTMRIWVGHNSQIRPPEPILESQIDLSTYFKEFMHIGFTAANGKGSAVYSIDHWKFKTSEFLSSANTMDEADCLMCISGDNNEIGRNATSGSGPSLRLILAYGGLSFAAVILVFAIIVLVLVCVTRKGLNREHKEAQMCRYQGNRVPQRWSLNEIRSATEGFNQERIVGEGASAVVYEGSIPSRGGGVVAVKRFTQGSKLGPSHIPFSTEFASMVGCLRHKNLIQLQGWCCERNELVLVYEFMPNGSLDKLLHSHAGFNRFLTWERRLNIIHGVASALVYLHEECENQIIHRDVKACNIMLDGDFNAKLGDFGLAEVFDDSKTRDSTVPAGTMGYLAPEYAFSGVPTVKTDVYSFGVVVLEVASGRRPVDEQGVSITEWIWDLWEKGRITEAADRRLSGRFNREEMDRVVMVGLCCVHPDHERRPRMREAARMLKGEAPLPILPPRKPSIRIQSVFPQGFEEIINLNPSAARFDNDTPWSTPRTHFSRI; from the coding sequence ATGGGGTTATCTCCCATCAATCTGGCCTGGGttcttctccttttcttctccATCTTCACCTCACCTGCAATCTCCATCACCCCatccttttcttctcccaatATCACAGTCATTGGCGACGCCAGTTTCTCTAACACCTCCATCGCTCTCACCCATGCCCAAAACTGCACCGCCGTCGCCGCCGCCACACCCGCCGCCTCTCTTTCTGGGATTGGCAGAGCTTTGTATGTAAACCCAGTTCGATTTCTTGAACCTGCAACTAATTCCGCTCTTTCTTTTTATTCCAGTTTCTCCTTCACCATTACCCTCACCACCCCTTCTTGCTCATTCGGTGATGGTTTTGCTTTTTTGATCACCTCCGATGCTACTTCCTTCAGCCGCTCTGATGGGTTCATGGGCCTTCCAGAACATTCTTTCTTGGCTGTGGAATTCGATActaattttgacccttttcttGAGGACCTGAATGATAATCACATTGGGATTGATCTCAATGGGGTTAAGCCTTTGGCATCTGTTGACGTGGTTCCAAGAGGGGTGGATCTGAAGAGTGGGAGAGAAATGACAGCTTGGATTCAATACATAGATCAAGAAAGGACGATGAGGATATGGGTTGGGCATAATTCTCAGATTAGGCCTCCTGAACCGATTCTGGAATCCCAGATTGACCTTTCCACTTACTTCAAAGAATTCATGCATATTGGCTTCACTGCGGCTAATGGGAAAGGCTCAGCTGTTTATTCCATTGATCATTGGAAGTTCAAGACTTCTGAATTCCTTTCTTCCGCCAATACAATGGACGAGGCGGATTGCTTGATGTGCATTTCTGGTGACAATAACGAAATTGGGAGAAATGCTACTTCTGGTTCTGGTCCATCCCTCAGGTTAATACTTGCTTATGGGGGTTTATCTTTTGCAGCTGTTATTTTGGTGTTCGCAATTATAGTGCTTGTTTTGGTTTGCGTAACAAGGAAAGGGCTTAACAGAGAACATAAGGAAGCTCAAATGTGTAGATACCAGGGAAACAGAGTGCCCCAAAGATGGTCACTCAACGAGATAAGATCAGCCACAGAAGGGTTCAACCAGGAGAGAATAGTTGGGGAAGGAGCATCAGCTGTTGTGTATGAAGGATCAATTCCGTCTCGCGGCGGGGGCGTGGTTGCAGTCAAGAGATTCACTCAGGGGAGCAAACTCGGCCCTTCTCATATCCCATTCAGCACCGAGTTTGCTTCAATGGTGGGATGCTTAAGACACAAGAACTTGATTCAGCTCCAAGGCTGGTGCTGTGAGAGGAACGAGCTGGTCTTAGTCTACGAGTTTATGCCTAATGGAAGCCTGGACAAACTTCTCCACTCACACGCAGGTTTCAACAGGTTCCTCACGTGGGAGAGAAGGCTGAACATAATCCATGGAGTTGCTTCTGCTCTGGTTTATCTCCACGAAGAATGCGAAAACCAGATAATCCACAGGGACGTGAAGGCCTGTAACATAATGCTCGATGGCGATTTCAATGCCAAGCTTGGAGACTTTGGATTAGCGGAAGTTTTTGACGATTCTAAAACACGTGACAGCACAGTCCCGGCTGGGACAATGGGGTACCTGGCTCCTGAGTACGCGTTTTCCGGCGTTCCAACCGTGAAAACAGACGTTTACAGCTTCGGAGTGGTGGTTCTGGAGGTCGCGTCGGGGAGACGGCCGGTGGACGAGCAGGGCGTGTCCATCACGGAATGGATTTGGGATTTGTGGGAGAAAGGACGGATCACAGAGGCGGCGGATCGGAGATTATCGGGGCGGTTTAACAGGGAGGAGATGGATAGAGTGGTGATGGTAGGGCTGTGTTGTGTGCATCCTGATCATGAGAGGAGGCCGAGAATGAGAGAAGCTGCTCGGATGCTCAAAGGTGAAGCTCCACTTCCAATTCTGCCGCCCAGGAAACCATCCATCAGGATTCAATCTGTGTTCCCTCAAGGGTTTGAAGAAATCATCAACCTTAACCCTAGTGCTGCTCGATTCGATAACGATACTCCATGGTCAACTCCCAGGACTCATTTCAGCCGGATCTGA
- the LOC115999665 gene encoding U-box domain-containing protein 28-like, whose amino-acid sequence MAREKRGGLYVTVPSLFRCPISMDVMKSPVSLCTGVTYDRSSIQMWLSQGHNTCPATMQVLPSTDFVPNLTLRRLIHLWLHHQAAMPSPSALSKQEALDIIKHIEKVSTAVSTKKIADFVKYSEENRRFFANSSEAVSGIVAALKNSDEIEFCESIIAILDLILSESGVKEHLNRLILKSDTDYLSRFVPLLQKGGLSSKIQSARVLESIALDGDSQLKIAEKQGLLYELCHLISEETDRFAIEAGVSSLIAVSTSRPVKKELVRFGVVKTIGKILSGPETANAVMEKTLKLLETVATCTEGRAAIGADEECVAGIVKRLMKCSRAATEHGITVLWSVCSLARDKDAQEAVGKVNGITKVLLVMQSDCSAGVQQMCGDLVKVLRVKNSKSCLACYETKTTHITPY is encoded by the coding sequence ATGGCGAGAGAAAAGAGAGGGGGATTGTACGTTACCGTTCCCAGCTTGTTCCGGTGTCCCATATCCATGGACGTCATGAAGTCTCCGGTAAGTCTCTGCACCGGCGTCACCTACGACCGCAGCTCCATTCAGATGTGGCTCTCTCAGGGCCACAATACTTGTCCCGCCACCATGCAGGTTCTCCCTTCCACTGATTTCGTTCCTAACCTCACCCTCCGACGCCTCATCCACCTCTGGCTCCACCACCAAGCCGCCATGCCTTCGCCTTCCGCCCTCTCCAAACAGGAAGCGCTCGACATCATCAAGCATATCGAAAAAGTTAGCACCGCCGTTTCTACAAAGAAAATCGCTGATTTTGTGAAATATTCTGAGGAGAACCGGAGATTTTTTGCTAATTCGAGTGAGGCAGTTTCCGGTATTGTCGCAGCTTTGAAGAATTCCGATGAAATCGAATTTTGTGAATCGATTATTGCGATTTTGGACCTGATTTTGTCGGAGAGTGGTGTTAAAGAGCACTTGAATAGGTTGATTTTGAAGAGCGATACCGATTATCTATCGCGATTCGTTCCGCTTCTTCAGAAAGGGGGCTTGAGCTCGAAGATTCAATCCGCCAGAGTTTTGGAATCTATCGCGTTGGACGGCGACTCACAGCTTAAGATCGCCGAGAAGCAAGGCTTACTCTACGAGCTTTGCCATTTAATCAGTGAAGAAACCGATCGATTTGCAATCGAGGCCGGAGTTTCAAGTCTGATAGCCGTTTCTACCTCCAGGCCGGTGAAGAAAGAGCTCGTTCGGTTCGGTGTTGTGAAAACCATCGGTAAAATTCTCTCCGGTCCAGAAACGGCAAACGCAGTGATGGAGAAGACTTTGAAACTGCTAGAAACAGTTGCGACGTGTACGGAAGGGAGGGCCGCAATCGGTGCCGACGAGGAGTGCGTAGCGGGGATAGTGAAGAGGCTGATGAAGTGCTCACGAGCGGCGACGGAGCACGGGATCACGGTGCTGTGGAGCGTCTGCAGCCTGGCGCGTGACAAGGACGCACAGGAGGCGGTGGGCAAGGTCAACGGGATTACCAAGGTATTGCTGGTGATGCAGAGCGACTGTTCGGCCGGCGTTCAGCAGATGTGCGGAGACTTGGTCAAAGTTCTACGGGTGAAAAATTCAAAGTCGTGTTTGGCGTGTTATGAGACCAAGACTACGCACATCACACCGTATTGA
- the LOC116020291 gene encoding uncharacterized protein LOC116020291 isoform X1 codes for MDRSPDIPPANVTICLQCGDRGYTNALIFCVECLEYAVHRYCLDDIPDTLDEFVRWICDDCRAKVPNQLIVHNSEKTNDVSHGKVHGRVSSSFDTQAIVASDTQAQPKKLNLEEKHNDSFLVVGEDGQRQLNGSFKQRHVELVGCNTQAQLAACHEPGLPVIDIIWEGCFKICNKDYDIFDGIVAHLSIKAHAKVYEEAKSFPPMLKLEMLPKSVVWPKSFLTSEPTDENIALYFFPADTKCERNFDYLVEIMLREELAMKAVLANAELLIFTSQELPLLYWRFQGKYYLWGVFRGRQQPSNSGTLQSA; via the exons ATGGATCGTTCCCCTGATATTCCTCCTGCCAAT GTGACTATATGCCTGCAATGTGGTGACCGGGGATACACTAATGCTTTAATTTTCTGTGTCGAGTGTCTGGAATATGCTGTGCATCG GTACTGCCTAGATGATATTCCAGATACTTTGGATGAATTTGTCAGATGGATTTGTGATGACTGCAGGGCTAAGGTGCCAAACCAACTTATTGTCCACAATTCTGAGAAAACCAATGATGTCTCTCATGGGAAAGTGCATGGGCGAGTAAGTAGTTCCTTTGATACACAAGCAATCGTTGCCAGTGATACTCAAGCTCAGCCCAAAAAGTTGAATTTGGAGGAGAAACATAATGATAGTTTCTTGGTAGTTGGGGAAGACGGACAAAGACAACTAAACGGTTCCTTTAAGCAACGTCATGTTGAACTCGTTGGCTGCAATACACAGGCTCAACTAGCTGCATGCCATGAGCCAGGACTGCCCGTTATTGATATTATTTGGGA GGGATGTTTCAAAATATGCAACAAAGATTATGACATCTTTGATGGAATTGTAGCTCATTTATCAATTAAAGCACACGCAAAGGTTTACGAGGAAGCAAAATCATTTCCACCAATGCTTAAACTGGAGATGCTTCCCAAATCTGTTGTTTGGCCTAAGAGTTTCCTTACCTCAGAGCCAACCGATGAAAATATTGCCCTGTATTTCTTTCCAGCGGACACAAA ATGTGAAAggaattttgattatttagttgAGATAATGCTGCGCGAGGAACTTGCAATGAAAGCAGTTTTGGCAAATGCTGAGCTTTTGATTTTTACTTCCCAAGAACTGCCACTGCTATACTGGA GATTCCAAGGGAAGTATTATCTCTGGGGAGTATTTAGAGGAAGGCAGCAACCAAGTAATAGCGGTACACTCCAAAGTGCATAG